ACCGGCTTCTGCATGGCCATCGCCTCCATGACGACGTTCGGCATCCCTTCGAAAAGCGACGCCAGCACGAAGAGGTCGCACCCTTTGAGGAAGGGGTAAATGTCGGGCGTGAAGCCGAGGAAGACGAACGACCCTTTGAGGCCGAGCGCCGCGACCCTGTTTTTCAGCTCGATTTCGAGCTTGCCTTCGCCCGAAATGGCGAAGAGGAGGTCGTCGCGCTTGCGCTTCAGCATGGCGGCGGCGTCGATCAGGTACTCGAACCCCTTCTGTTTCGATAAACGTCCGGCGCTGTAGATGATCTTTTTGCCGGGGTAGCGCGAGGCGAAGTCGAACGCCGTGACCTCTGCCGGAATAGTGAGGCCGTTGTAGATCACCTTGACGAAATTTTCGCTGAACCAGCCGTACCCGGCGTAGGCTTCGCGGATGGTGCGGCTGTTGGTGACGATGCCGTCGGTCAGGCGCGTGAGCGAGAGTTTGTGCTTCCATTTCTTGCTGCACAGCAACATGCCGTGTCGCGCCAGCACCACGGGCCGCCCGACGAGCCGCGCGGCGAGGCCCGCCACGCGCACATCCTTGTTGAGGTTGCAGATGAGGATGTCGGTCTGGTGGCGTTTCATCCACGCGGCGATTTTCAGCGTCGCCAAGGGGCTGAAGTCGCCGCGAATCTCCATCACCTCCGTACGGACGCCGCT
The nucleotide sequence above comes from Chlorobaculum tepidum TLS. Encoded proteins:
- a CDS encoding glycosyltransferase, producing MNILFINSIGRNKFGGGEKWMVNAAKGLTDRGHNVVLASKRNSRLLDYAAGSGVRTEVMEIRGDFSPLATLKIAAWMKRHQTDILICNLNKDVRVAGLAARLVGRPVVLARHGMLLCSKKWKHKLSLTRLTDGIVTNSRTIREAYAGYGWFSENFVKVIYNGLTIPAEVTAFDFASRYPGKKIIYSAGRLSKQKGFEYLIDAAAMLKRKRDDLLFAISGEGKLEIELKNRVAALGLKGSFVFLGFTPDIYPFLKGCDLFVLASLFEGMPNVVMEAMAMQKPVIATDVNGARELMGASPESLVCDTGLIIPPKNPAAIAEAIEQIIDNPALLEAYGKAGHQRVETHFTVPIMIDNLEKHLQSKLAEKAGRC